In the Streptomyces formicae genome, one interval contains:
- a CDS encoding hemolysin family protein has product MTALQLTIGALTLLTNAFFVGAEFALISVRRSQIEPGARAGDKRARITLWGIEHISAMMATAQLGITVSSLVLGAVAEPAIAHLMEPAFEAARVPHALVHPIAFVIALAIATYLHMLIGEMVPKNIALAAPARTALLLGPPLVALTRALRPVIFGVNAFANALLRLLKVDPKDEVEAAFTDDQLARMVADSSEAGLLSAADSERLRDALELGTRPVGEILVPIVHMHTVHHAVTPARLERVAAAAGYSRFPVTGPDDALLGYLHIKDTLGVADRDAPFPAEALHPVTRVRIDTPLDDTLTALRAEGSHLAAVLGEGGAVLGFVTMEDVLSELVGPAPAVASATVPA; this is encoded by the coding sequence ATGACCGCCCTCCAGCTCACCATCGGCGCCCTGACGCTGCTCACCAACGCGTTCTTCGTGGGCGCCGAGTTCGCGCTGATCTCCGTGCGCCGCAGCCAGATCGAGCCGGGGGCCCGCGCGGGCGACAAGCGCGCCCGGATCACCCTCTGGGGCATCGAGCACATCTCCGCGATGATGGCCACCGCCCAACTGGGCATCACGGTCTCCTCGCTGGTGCTCGGCGCCGTCGCCGAACCCGCCATCGCGCACCTCATGGAGCCCGCCTTCGAGGCGGCCCGGGTCCCGCACGCGCTGGTGCACCCGATCGCGTTCGTGATCGCGCTCGCGATCGCCACGTATCTGCACATGCTGATCGGCGAGATGGTCCCCAAGAACATCGCCCTGGCCGCGCCCGCCCGTACCGCCCTGCTGCTCGGCCCGCCGCTGGTCGCGCTCACCCGGGCGCTCAGGCCCGTCATCTTCGGCGTCAACGCCTTCGCCAACGCGCTGCTGCGGCTGCTGAAGGTCGACCCGAAGGACGAGGTGGAGGCCGCCTTCACCGACGACCAGCTGGCCCGTATGGTCGCCGACTCCAGCGAGGCGGGGCTGCTCTCCGCCGCCGACAGCGAGCGGCTGCGGGACGCCCTTGAGCTGGGCACCCGGCCGGTCGGCGAGATCCTCGTCCCCATCGTGCACATGCACACCGTCCACCACGCCGTCACCCCGGCCCGCCTCGAACGCGTGGCCGCCGCGGCGGGCTACTCCCGCTTCCCCGTCACAGGGCCGGACGACGCACTGCTCGGCTATCTGCACATCAAGGACACCCTGGGCGTCGCCGACCGCGACGCGCCCTTCCCCGCCGAGGCCCTGCACCCCGTCACGCGCGTGCGCATCGACACCCCGCTCGACGACACCCTCACCGCGCTGCGCGCCGAGGGCAGTCATCTGGCGGCGGTCCTCGGCGAGGGCGGCGCGGTGCTCGGCTTCGTGACCATGGAGGACGTCCTGTCCGAGCTGGTGGGACCGGCCCCGGCTGTCGCCTCCGCCACCGTCCCCGCCTGA
- a CDS encoding nuclear transport factor 2 family protein, translating into MTHPTAARFRAVVEKGDLDALEELFTPDVRLYSPVKFTPFEGRPMVLGLFGVLLRTFEDFRYVGSFAGESRTSSDGAEAESAVLLFRTTVNGKEIHGIDLLHFDEQGLIKEFTVMVRPQSAVQALGQAVYAGLVAEGLAPAPGADAV; encoded by the coding sequence ATGACGCACCCCACCGCCGCACGCTTCCGTGCCGTCGTCGAGAAGGGCGACCTCGACGCGCTGGAGGAGCTGTTCACCCCGGACGTCCGCTTGTACAGCCCCGTGAAGTTCACGCCCTTCGAGGGGCGGCCGATGGTGCTCGGCCTCTTCGGCGTGCTCCTGCGCACCTTCGAGGACTTCCGGTACGTCGGGTCGTTCGCCGGGGAGTCGCGGACGAGCTCCGACGGCGCCGAGGCGGAATCGGCCGTCCTGCTCTTCCGTACGACCGTGAACGGCAAGGAGATCCACGGCATCGACCTGCTGCACTTCGACGAGCAGGGTCTGATCAAGGAGTTCACCGTGATGGTGCGGCCGCAGTCCGCCGTCCAGGCGCTCGGCCAGGCGGTGTACGCGGGACTCGTCGCCGAGGGCCTGGCCCCGGCGCCGGGGGCGGACGCCGTGTAG
- a CDS encoding PTS-dependent dihydroxyacetone kinase phosphotransferase subunit DhaM, with translation MADDKLVGIVLVSHSGPVAEAVVDLARGLAGGGGTAPVAAAGGTEDGGLGTSSDLIAAAAAEVDRGAGVAILTDLGSAVLTVKALLAEGDELPEGARLVDAPFVEGAVAAVVTASAGADIAAVEAAAAEAYSYRKV, from the coding sequence GTGGCTGACGACAAGCTGGTCGGCATCGTCCTCGTCTCGCACAGCGGTCCCGTCGCCGAAGCGGTCGTCGACCTCGCGCGGGGACTCGCGGGCGGCGGCGGCACCGCGCCGGTGGCCGCGGCGGGCGGTACGGAGGACGGCGGGCTCGGCACCAGCTCCGACCTCATCGCGGCGGCCGCCGCCGAGGTGGACCGCGGCGCGGGCGTCGCGATCCTCACCGACCTCGGCAGCGCGGTCCTCACGGTGAAGGCGCTGCTCGCGGAGGGCGACGAACTCCCGGAGGGCGCACGCCTGGTGGACGCGCCCTTCGTGGAGGGCGCGGTCGCCGCCGTGGTCACCGCGTCGGCCGGTGCCGACATCGCCGCGGTCGAGGCGGCGGCCGCGGAGGCGTACTCCTACCGGAAGGTGTGA
- a CDS encoding hemolysin family protein, with product MSAVLGLLAVLVLTAGTGYFVAQEFAYVAADRLALAREAAAGDKRAARALQVLEKLSFMLSGAQLGITVTGLVVGFLAEPSVSALLRPALEGTGLSDGTVSAISVVVGFVVATVVQMVLGELAPKNLALAVPERLAKSLAASTLAYLKVVGPLVRVFDGAANRILRRIGIEPVEELHHGATLEELSHLIGESHKEGELPRETAELLDHVLEFSERTLDEVMVPRADAVFVRKDASATEAVELIAKHGHSNYPVLGDHPDDVAGVLGVRELMRLPAARFERITAGDAARRPLFLPDTLPLPEAVAQMRERDDEFAVVLDEHGGVAGVVTYEDIAEELVGDIADESDTVVAPAVADGAGWLVAAGRRLDEIADATGIDLPEEEDYDTVAGLIVDRLGRFPTVGDRLTVDLPDGGTAAIAVLALDRHVPERVRVERLPDAGGGTDAGSTDADGTGSAGKGATA from the coding sequence ATGAGTGCCGTACTCGGCCTGCTGGCCGTCCTGGTCCTGACCGCGGGCACGGGCTACTTCGTCGCCCAGGAATTCGCCTACGTCGCCGCCGACCGGCTCGCCCTCGCGCGTGAGGCGGCCGCGGGCGACAAGCGGGCCGCCCGCGCCCTCCAGGTCCTGGAGAAGCTCTCCTTCATGCTGTCCGGCGCGCAGCTGGGCATCACCGTCACCGGGCTGGTCGTCGGCTTCCTCGCGGAGCCGTCGGTGTCCGCGCTGCTCAGGCCCGCGCTGGAGGGCACGGGGCTGTCGGACGGCACTGTCTCCGCCATCTCCGTAGTGGTCGGTTTCGTGGTCGCCACCGTGGTCCAGATGGTCCTGGGCGAGCTGGCGCCGAAGAACCTCGCGCTGGCCGTCCCCGAACGCCTCGCCAAGTCGCTCGCCGCCTCCACGCTCGCGTACCTGAAGGTCGTCGGGCCGCTGGTGCGCGTCTTCGACGGCGCGGCCAACCGCATCCTGCGCAGGATCGGCATCGAGCCGGTCGAGGAGCTGCACCACGGCGCGACCCTGGAGGAGCTCAGCCACCTGATCGGCGAGTCCCACAAGGAGGGCGAGCTGCCCCGGGAGACCGCCGAGCTGCTCGACCACGTCCTGGAGTTCTCCGAGCGCACCCTCGACGAGGTGATGGTGCCGCGCGCGGACGCCGTCTTCGTCCGCAAGGACGCCAGCGCCACCGAGGCCGTGGAGCTGATCGCCAAGCACGGGCACTCCAACTACCCGGTCCTCGGCGACCACCCCGACGACGTGGCGGGCGTCCTCGGCGTACGCGAACTGATGCGGCTGCCCGCCGCCCGCTTCGAGCGGATCACGGCGGGCGACGCGGCCCGCCGACCGCTCTTCCTGCCCGACACGCTGCCGCTGCCGGAGGCGGTGGCGCAGATGCGTGAGCGCGACGACGAGTTCGCGGTGGTCCTCGACGAGCACGGCGGCGTCGCCGGGGTCGTCACGTACGAGGACATCGCCGAGGAACTCGTCGGTGACATCGCCGACGAGTCCGACACGGTCGTCGCCCCCGCCGTCGCCGACGGCGCGGGGTGGCTGGTGGCCGCGGGCCGCCGTCTGGACGAGATCGCCGACGCCACCGGCATCGACCTGCCCGAGGAAGAGGACTACGACACCGTGGCCGGACTGATCGTCGACCGGCTCGGGCGCTTCCCGACCGTCGGGGACCGACTCACCGTCGACCTGCCGGACGGCGGCACGGCGGCCATCGCCGTACTCGCCCTGGACCGGCACGTGCCGGAGCGGGTGCGGGTGGAGCGCCTGCCGGATGCCGGTGGCGGGACGGACGCGGGCAGCACTGACGCCGACGGAACCGGTTCCGCGGGCAAGGGGGCCACCGCATGA
- the dhaK gene encoding dihydroxyacetone kinase subunit DhaK yields MKMLINVAETVVADALRGMAAAHPELAIDVENRVIVRRDAPVAGKVALVSGGGSGHEPLHGGFVGPGMLSAACPGEVFTSPVPDQMVRAAAAVDSGAGVLFIVKNYTGDVLNFDMAAELAEDEGVQVAKVLVNDDVAVTDSLFTAGRRGTGATLFVEKIAGAAAEAGMPLERVEAIARRVNENARSFGVALSACTTPAKGSPTFDLPGGELELGIGIHGEPGRERRPMMTSREIADFAVHAVLEDLDPRSPVLVLVNGMGATPLLELYGFNAEVQRVLLERGVPVARTLVGNYVTSLDMAGASVTLCQVDEELLRLWDAPVRTAGLRWGR; encoded by the coding sequence ATGAAGATGCTGATCAACGTGGCGGAGACCGTCGTCGCCGATGCCCTGCGCGGCATGGCGGCCGCGCATCCCGAGCTGGCGATCGACGTCGAGAACCGGGTGATCGTCCGCAGGGACGCTCCTGTCGCGGGGAAGGTCGCTCTCGTCTCGGGCGGCGGGTCGGGGCACGAACCGCTGCACGGCGGGTTCGTGGGCCCCGGGATGCTCTCGGCGGCCTGCCCCGGAGAAGTGTTCACCTCGCCCGTGCCCGACCAGATGGTGCGGGCCGCCGCCGCCGTGGACAGCGGGGCCGGTGTGCTGTTCATCGTGAAGAACTACACGGGCGACGTGCTCAACTTCGACATGGCCGCCGAGCTCGCCGAGGACGAGGGCGTCCAGGTCGCCAAGGTCCTCGTCAACGACGACGTCGCGGTCACCGACAGCCTGTTCACGGCGGGGCGGCGCGGCACCGGCGCGACCCTCTTCGTGGAGAAGATCGCGGGAGCCGCCGCGGAGGCGGGCATGCCCTTGGAGCGGGTCGAGGCGATCGCCCGGCGGGTGAACGAGAACGCGCGCAGCTTCGGCGTCGCGCTGAGCGCGTGCACCACCCCGGCGAAGGGCAGCCCCACCTTCGACCTGCCCGGCGGGGAACTGGAGTTGGGCATCGGCATCCACGGCGAGCCGGGGCGTGAACGGCGCCCCATGATGACCTCGCGGGAGATCGCCGACTTCGCCGTGCACGCCGTCCTGGAGGACCTCGACCCGCGCAGCCCGGTGCTCGTCCTCGTCAACGGCATGGGCGCCACTCCCCTGCTGGAGCTGTACGGCTTCAACGCAGAGGTCCAGCGCGTGCTCCTGGAACGCGGCGTACCGGTGGCCCGCACGCTCGTCGGCAACTACGTGACCTCGCTGGACATGGCGGGCGCCTCCGTGACGCTGTGCCAGGTCGACGAGGAGCTGCTGCGGCTGTGGGACGCGCCGGTGCGTACGGCCGGGCTGCGCTGGGGTAGGTGA
- the dhaL gene encoding dihydroxyacetone kinase subunit DhaL: MLDADFFRRWMTAAAAAVDREADRLTELDSPIGDADHGSNLQRGFTAVAAVIEKDAPATPGAVLTLAGRQLISTVGGASGPLYGTLLRRTGKALGDAAEVEEAAFADALLTGVDAVAALGGAAPGDKTMLDALVPAVDALGTSFAAARDAAREGALATTPLQARKGRASYLGERSVGHQDPGATSSALLFEALAETADANNTSEADRG, translated from the coding sequence GTGCTCGACGCCGACTTCTTCCGCCGCTGGATGACGGCCGCCGCGGCCGCCGTCGACCGTGAGGCGGACCGGCTCACTGAGCTGGACTCGCCCATCGGCGACGCCGACCACGGCAGCAATCTGCAACGCGGCTTCACCGCCGTCGCCGCCGTCATCGAGAAGGACGCCCCCGCTACGCCGGGCGCCGTCCTGACGCTGGCCGGGCGACAGCTGATCTCCACGGTGGGCGGCGCGTCGGGGCCGCTCTACGGCACGCTGCTGCGCCGCACCGGCAAGGCGCTCGGCGACGCCGCCGAGGTCGAGGAGGCCGCGTTCGCCGACGCGTTGCTCACCGGAGTGGACGCGGTGGCCGCGCTCGGCGGCGCCGCGCCCGGCGACAAGACGATGCTGGACGCGCTCGTCCCCGCCGTCGACGCGCTCGGCACGTCCTTCGCCGCCGCTCGGGACGCCGCGCGCGAGGGCGCCCTCGCGACCACTCCGCTCCAGGCGCGCAAGGGCCGCGCCAGCTATCTGGGCGAGCGCAGCGTCGGGCACCAGGACCCCGGCGCCACCTCGTCCGCCCTGCTCTTCGAGGCGCTCGCCGAGACGGCGGACGCCAACAACACCTCGGAGGCCGACCGTGGCTGA
- a CDS encoding PadR family transcriptional regulator: MALRHAVLAALLDGEYSGYQLAKGFDIGVANFWHALPQQLYAELAKLEAEGLVAGREVVQEGRPNKRLFRVTGEGLAEMERFAARAAKPSFIRDDLLVKVQAVDGVAAAPVIEQLQERAAIADAKIEVLEKLLVRLRGGADEDDFLRAGERVGPYLTCLRGLAFERESRDWCRRAAAVLQGRPVVTVRSGE; the protein is encoded by the coding sequence ATGGCTCTGCGACACGCGGTGCTCGCGGCACTCCTCGACGGCGAGTACAGCGGCTACCAGCTGGCCAAGGGCTTCGACATCGGCGTGGCCAACTTCTGGCACGCGCTGCCGCAGCAGCTCTACGCCGAGCTGGCCAAGCTGGAGGCGGAAGGTCTTGTCGCCGGGCGTGAGGTCGTCCAGGAAGGGCGCCCGAACAAGCGGCTCTTCCGGGTGACCGGCGAAGGACTCGCCGAGATGGAGCGGTTCGCCGCCCGCGCCGCGAAGCCGTCGTTCATCCGCGACGACCTCCTGGTGAAGGTGCAGGCCGTGGACGGCGTCGCCGCCGCGCCGGTGATCGAGCAGCTCCAGGAGCGGGCCGCGATCGCCGACGCGAAGATCGAGGTCCTGGAGAAGCTCCTGGTGCGGCTGCGCGGCGGCGCCGACGAGGACGACTTCCTGCGCGCCGGCGAGCGCGTCGGCCCCTATCTGACCTGTCTGCGCGGCCTGGCCTTCGAGCGGGAGTCCCGCGACTGGTGCCGACGCGCCGCCGCCGTGCTTCAGGGGCGTCCCGTGGTGACCGTCCGCTCGGGCGAGTAG
- a CDS encoding sugar phosphate isomerase/epimerase family protein → MPRPLSVQLYSVRDQLADDWQGTVRRLAGLGYGAVEPYDVLVDPKGHRLVLDDLGLTVSGAHALHLLAPDPGPALDAVATLGTDLAIVPAGLPPEDFTTRDGLARAADRLNSLVEPARRHGVRVGYHNHWWEIEPRFDDGEGTRSLHAVELLADLLDPAVFLEIDTYWAAVGGADVPALLRRIGDRVAALHLKDGPGTKEDPNVAVGQGTMPVREIITAAPHARRVVEFDACVGGPDALFDALAASHAHITSLEAA, encoded by the coding sequence ATGCCACGACCGCTCAGCGTTCAGCTCTACAGCGTGCGCGATCAGCTCGCCGACGACTGGCAGGGGACGGTGCGCCGCCTGGCCGGACTCGGGTACGGCGCGGTCGAGCCGTACGACGTGCTCGTGGACCCCAAGGGCCACCGTCTGGTCCTCGACGACCTCGGGCTCACCGTGTCCGGCGCGCACGCCCTGCACCTGCTCGCCCCTGATCCGGGTCCCGCCCTCGACGCGGTGGCGACGCTCGGCACCGACCTCGCGATCGTCCCCGCCGGTCTGCCGCCCGAGGACTTCACCACGCGCGACGGCCTGGCACGGGCCGCCGACCGCCTCAACTCCCTGGTGGAACCGGCCCGTCGGCACGGCGTCCGCGTCGGCTACCACAACCACTGGTGGGAGATCGAGCCCCGCTTCGACGACGGGGAAGGCACACGGTCCCTGCACGCCGTCGAGCTCCTCGCCGATCTCCTCGACCCCGCCGTGTTCCTGGAGATCGATACCTACTGGGCGGCGGTCGGCGGCGCCGACGTGCCCGCGCTGCTGCGCCGCATCGGCGACCGCGTGGCCGCGCTGCACCTCAAGGACGGTCCCGGCACCAAGGAGGACCCGAACGTCGCGGTCGGCCAGGGCACCATGCCGGTGCGGGAGATCATCACCGCCGCTCCGCACGCCCGGCGCGTCGTCGAGTTCGACGCCTGCGTGGGCGGCCCTGACGCCCTCTTCGACGCGCTCGCCGCGAGCCACGCCCACATAACCTCCCTGGAGGCCGCGTGA
- a CDS encoding hemolysin family protein, which translates to MTEVLLLFLALLLTLACALFVAAEFSLTTVERADLERAAAAGERGAEGALKAVRRLTFQLSGAQLGITVTSLVIGMLAEPSLAALLRGPLEAAGLGGAASATATLLGVVLSTVVLMVVGELVPKNWAISRPLAVAKVVAAPQRGFTAAFGPFIRHLNNTANRFVRRFGLEPAEELASARGPEELVALARHSAAEGALEADSAELFVRTLHLSELSAENVMTPRVDVQALEAHATAADAANLTYATGLSRFPVYRDSLDEVIGTVHIRDVLALDPDERAATPVTALATRPLLVPDSLTADRLLERLRTTRTMAVVIDEYGGTAGVATMEDIVEEVVGEVRDEHDPMQVPDLLPAAPTDDGRRAWRAEGSVRIDQLAGMGLAVEDGPYETVAGLVATRLARIPVQGDSVDVGGWRIDVLDVDHHRADRVHITAPAHHNQLEDAR; encoded by the coding sequence GCGCCCTCTTCGTCGCCGCCGAGTTCTCGCTCACCACGGTCGAGCGTGCCGACCTGGAACGGGCCGCGGCTGCGGGTGAGCGGGGCGCGGAAGGCGCGCTGAAGGCCGTGCGCCGCCTGACGTTCCAGCTCTCCGGAGCCCAACTGGGCATCACCGTCACCTCCCTGGTGATCGGCATGCTCGCCGAGCCGTCGCTCGCCGCGCTGTTGCGCGGCCCGCTCGAAGCGGCCGGTCTCGGCGGCGCCGCCTCGGCCACCGCCACGCTCCTCGGCGTCGTCCTGTCCACGGTCGTCCTGATGGTCGTCGGCGAACTGGTGCCGAAGAACTGGGCGATCTCGCGCCCGCTCGCGGTGGCGAAGGTGGTGGCGGCCCCGCAGCGCGGCTTCACCGCCGCGTTCGGCCCGTTCATCCGGCACCTGAACAACACCGCGAACCGGTTCGTACGCCGTTTCGGCCTGGAGCCCGCGGAGGAGCTGGCGTCCGCGCGCGGCCCCGAGGAACTGGTCGCGCTGGCCAGGCACTCGGCCGCCGAGGGCGCCCTCGAGGCGGACTCCGCCGAGCTGTTCGTCCGCACGCTGCACCTGAGCGAACTCAGCGCGGAGAACGTGATGACGCCCCGGGTCGACGTGCAGGCCCTGGAGGCGCACGCCACCGCCGCCGACGCCGCCAACCTCACGTACGCGACGGGCCTCTCCCGCTTCCCCGTGTACCGGGACTCCCTGGACGAGGTCATCGGCACCGTCCACATCCGCGACGTCCTCGCCCTCGACCCGGACGAGCGCGCCGCGACCCCGGTCACCGCGCTCGCCACCCGGCCGCTGCTCGTGCCCGACAGCCTGACCGCCGACCGGCTCCTGGAGCGGCTGCGCACCACCCGCACCATGGCCGTCGTCATCGACGAGTACGGCGGCACGGCCGGGGTCGCGACCATGGAGGACATCGTCGAGGAGGTCGTCGGCGAGGTCCGCGACGAGCACGACCCGATGCAGGTCCCCGACCTGCTGCCCGCCGCCCCGACCGACGACGGCCGCAGGGCCTGGCGGGCCGAGGGCAGCGTACGGATAGACCAGCTGGCCGGGATGGGCCTGGCCGTCGAGGACGGTCCCTACGAGACGGTCGCGGGACTTGTCGCCACCCGGCTCGCCCGCATCCCCGTCCAGGGCGACAGCGTCGACGTCGGCGGCTGGCGCATCGACGTCCTGGACGTCGACCACCACCGCGCGGACCGCGTGCACATCACCGCGCCCGCACACCACAACCAGCTGGAGGACGCACGATGA
- a CDS encoding fibronectin type III domain-containing protein yields MRRTPHLSTPLTLLTALAVTALGGCAWGGGDGQDTSPPAAPRGLTVQAGSATTAHVMWNQATDDTAVTGYEVYRDAKKVKRVPGGQHMVDIVGLEPSTTYSFTVRARDAEGNVSEDSRKLSVTTPKATAADHEAPSRPGRLRGEAAGSRAASLSWGKSSDNQKVASYEIYQGTSKIHSVGGAQTATLVTGLRPNTTYVFTVKARDAADNFSPASRQVRLTTAAGKDGGRATAPSDFRATTHRADGAYYIDLAWTPPDTGGAVAEYQIQLDGRTVTSLVFGGTAPSDKAEHSFYIGEKAGERHRVRIRPKLPDGTWGGYSPERTVTTGRP; encoded by the coding sequence GTGCGACGGACCCCGCACCTGTCCACCCCCCTGACCCTGCTGACCGCCCTGGCCGTCACCGCTCTCGGCGGCTGCGCGTGGGGCGGCGGCGACGGCCAGGACACCAGTCCGCCCGCCGCGCCCCGCGGCCTCACCGTGCAGGCGGGCAGCGCCACCACGGCCCACGTCATGTGGAACCAGGCCACCGACGACACCGCGGTGACCGGGTACGAGGTGTACCGCGACGCCAAGAAGGTCAAGCGCGTGCCGGGCGGGCAGCACATGGTGGACATCGTCGGCCTGGAGCCCTCCACCACGTACTCCTTCACCGTCCGCGCCCGCGACGCCGAGGGCAACGTCAGCGAGGACAGCAGAAAGCTCTCCGTCACGACGCCCAAGGCGACCGCGGCCGACCACGAGGCGCCGTCGCGGCCCGGGCGGCTCCGGGGCGAGGCGGCGGGCAGCAGGGCGGCCTCGCTCTCCTGGGGCAAGTCGTCGGACAACCAGAAGGTGGCCTCGTACGAGATCTACCAGGGCACCTCGAAGATCCACAGCGTCGGCGGGGCGCAGACCGCGACGCTGGTGACCGGCCTGCGTCCGAACACGACGTACGTCTTCACGGTCAAGGCGCGCGACGCGGCCGACAACTTCTCGCCCGCGAGTCGGCAGGTGCGCCTCACCACCGCGGCGGGCAAGGACGGCGGCCGCGCCACCGCGCCGTCCGACTTCCGCGCGACGACGCACCGCGCCGACGGGGCGTACTACATCGACCTGGCCTGGACCCCGCCGGACACCGGCGGCGCGGTGGCGGAGTATCAGATCCAGCTGGACGGCCGCACCGTCACCTCGCTCGTCTTCGGCGGCACGGCGCCGAGCGACAAGGCCGAGCACAGCTTCTACATCGGCGAGAAGGCCGGGGAGCGGCATCGGGTCCGGATCCGCCCGAAGCTGCCCGACGGGACGTGGGGCGGCTACTCGCCCGAGCGGACGGTCACCACGGGACGCCCCTGA
- a CDS encoding glycoside hydrolase family 75 protein: MRTRTAALAAAAGAALLAPASFPAAAQQPLAEPVVKSPDDVASSGRGSGPGESEGGRSEGRGYEVRGYRGAPRVLASAVPEAAAAPVTSGAQGAPAAPAEEGSVRAADLLARTGSCRQISHGKFRTDDGARATVPVCAKRGAVFWKADMDIDCDGRPTKACNRRTDPLFFHATAFQQSDGRQLDAEHLPYVVVPGASRRWKHAAHGITGGTVAAVIHRDKVQYAVVGDTGPTDLIGEASYATAKALGIRADPKRGGVDSGVTYVVFKGPKATPIESHRAAVARGEALARRFVRQN, translated from the coding sequence GTGCGTACCAGAACGGCGGCCCTGGCCGCCGCTGCCGGGGCCGCGCTCCTTGCCCCCGCGTCGTTCCCCGCGGCGGCCCAGCAGCCGTTGGCCGAACCGGTCGTCAAGTCCCCTGACGACGTGGCGAGTTCGGGCCGAGGGTCCGGGCCGGGCGAGAGCGAGGGCGGGAGGTCCGAGGGCCGGGGGTACGAGGTCCGGGGGTACAGGGGAGCACCGCGAGTGCTCGCTTCGGCAGTCCCGGAAGCCGCGGCCGCGCCCGTCACCTCGGGTGCCCAAGGCGCCCCAGCCGCTCCGGCCGAGGAAGGCTCCGTGCGGGCCGCCGACCTGCTCGCGAGGACCGGGTCCTGCCGACAGATCTCGCACGGGAAGTTCCGTACGGACGACGGCGCCCGCGCGACCGTACCCGTGTGCGCGAAGCGCGGCGCGGTCTTCTGGAAGGCCGACATGGACATCGACTGCGACGGGCGGCCGACCAAGGCCTGCAACCGGCGCACCGACCCGCTCTTCTTCCACGCCACGGCCTTCCAGCAGTCCGACGGCCGCCAACTCGACGCGGAACACCTGCCCTACGTCGTGGTGCCGGGTGCGAGCCGCCGCTGGAAGCACGCCGCGCACGGCATCACCGGCGGCACGGTCGCCGCCGTGATCCACCGTGACAAGGTGCAGTACGCCGTCGTCGGCGACACCGGGCCCACGGACCTCATCGGCGAGGCGTCGTACGCGACCGCCAAGGCGCTCGGCATCAGGGCCGATCCGAAGAGGGGCGGCGTGGACTCCGGCGTCACGTACGTCGTCTTCAAGGGCCCGAAGGCGACGCCCATCGAGAGCCACCGGGCAGCGGTCGCCAGGGGCGAGGCGCTGGCCCGGCGGTTCGTGCGACAGAACTAG
- a CDS encoding hemolysin family protein — protein MSFPMALFVTLLLLIGSGFFVAAEFALVAAKRHRVEQAAAQGQRGAKSALAGMRELSLMLAGAQLGITVCTLGLGSLSKPAISHELDPLLAKLGLPAGLSYGIAFALAMIVVVFLHMVVGEMAPKSWAIAHPERSAMLLTPPFRAVVKVVRPLIWVLNKVSNALVRMCRVTPRDELASVHNREQLTHLVTESERLGLISAIDSELITSSLTAPQSPVGDLQTPTDRITSVPATAGLDEVLQVASGSDRTRLLVRDGATVVGSVHARDVLVARARGRAGTARELARPVPELSAHDSVAHAVETLRQRRATLAVVGDESGRLTGLVSLDDLLARLMEPGRAA, from the coding sequence ATGAGCTTCCCCATGGCTCTCTTCGTCACGCTGCTGCTCCTCATCGGCAGCGGGTTCTTCGTCGCCGCCGAGTTCGCCCTGGTCGCCGCCAAGCGGCACCGCGTGGAGCAGGCCGCCGCCCAGGGGCAGCGCGGCGCGAAATCGGCCCTTGCGGGCATGCGGGAGCTCTCCCTGATGCTGGCCGGTGCCCAACTGGGCATCACCGTCTGCACCCTGGGCCTCGGTTCCCTGTCCAAGCCCGCGATCTCGCACGAACTCGATCCCCTCCTGGCGAAGCTCGGCCTGCCCGCCGGGCTGAGCTACGGCATCGCCTTCGCCCTCGCGATGATCGTCGTGGTGTTCCTGCACATGGTGGTCGGCGAGATGGCCCCCAAGTCCTGGGCCATCGCGCACCCCGAGCGCTCCGCGATGCTGCTCACGCCGCCGTTCCGGGCCGTGGTCAAGGTCGTACGGCCGCTGATCTGGGTCCTCAACAAGGTGAGCAACGCCCTGGTGCGGATGTGCCGGGTCACCCCGCGCGACGAGCTCGCCTCGGTCCACAACCGCGAGCAACTCACCCACCTCGTCACGGAGTCGGAGCGGCTCGGGCTGATCAGCGCGATCGACTCGGAGCTGATCACCAGCTCCCTGACCGCGCCGCAGAGTCCGGTGGGCGATCTCCAGACGCCTACCGACCGGATCACCTCGGTGCCCGCGACGGCGGGTCTCGACGAGGTCCTCCAGGTGGCGTCGGGCAGCGACCGCACCCGTCTCCTGGTCCGTGACGGCGCCACGGTCGTCGGCTCCGTGCACGCCCGGGACGTCCTCGTCGCCCGCGCGCGGGGCCGGGCGGGCACCGCCCGCGAGCTGGCCAGACCGGTGCCCGAACTGTCCGCGCACGACTCGGTGGCCCACGCCGTCGAGACGCTCCGCCAGCGCCGCGCGACGCTGGCCGTGGTCGGCGACGAATCGGGCAGGCTCACCGGCCTCGTCAGCCTGGACGATCTGCTCGCCCGTCTGATGGAGCCGGGCCGGGCGGCATGA